The region TCTTCAGGTATGGACTCACAAAGAGGAATTTTTTCCTAGTTAAGCATAGAATAATCTATGTGCATTGTTTAGTTACAGAGGCCTAATTGGGTTAATGCATATACCTTATGACATAGAATCGAAACACATACACAAATAATTGTTCAAAATATTTCAAACAATTTTGTATATCTTGTGATGCTACATTCATTTTATGATGTCTAGGAAGGTACTTAATTTGAAATAGTACTATAACTATATCTAACTGGAGTATTATAACCAGTAATTTCCCGATGGCTGTATGCATATACGTTTACGACCTTACCTAACATGTGAAATACCGTATGATGACTTGGTAATAGTGGAAGCACGTATAAGTTCAAGTAGGATCTGAAACCAGTAGTTTTCCCAATGGCTGTATGCATATTTTGTTATAAATGTACGTTTCCCTATTGTCTATCTGTAGCTTTACTTCTAGTGGCTTGTAATTATTTTCTTGCTCTTTTTTCTGCGATTTGAATCTCGGGTTGATGTTTCAGAATATTGGGTCCCAGTTGGCTGTCAGAGTTGCTTCCCTTATCCAGCAGCATGCTGCTTTGTCCTTGGAGAATGCCTCATTGAAGCAGCAACTTTTAAGAGTGAATCAGAAGAAATTCATCGTAGATAGTAAGTAAATTATAATGATTTCCAAGATTTACATAATATCTAGATTAAATTATAAGTATTATATTTCGATGAAAAGACTCCTATTATACCCTTCAAAATTATTGGTGAAAACCTATTATGTGTCTGTGCTTTGCCAATCTAAATAGCTTGTTCTGAGACTTACTTTTCTAAGTCCCAGTAAAAATCTTAATTGCATTAAATTAGATATACTATCGCATTCAAGTGCAGGAAATGGTGGAGTCATGTTTTATTTGAGGTATATTCTATTGCAAACCACAAGAAGGTTAAGAGATTTGTTAGTGATATTGATATACACCAAACAAATACTTGGAAGAGTTTGGAAGGTTTGGTTTAAGACGCAATGAATAAGATTTTGCTATGCCGTGTGGTCTCCTGTTGCGCTTGGCTATCATTTCAACTAGATGCATATGCTCGTATCTTCGTGAGCTTATCTAAGCTCTATATATATTACCTCAACAACTTTGCATTTCTGGTTTGTGCAGATGAATACGAAACCCTGAAGATAGAATTAGAGAGGTTGAGAGCCGTTACCACCGCTACCAACAAGTTCCACAGCAGGTCACGCGCAGTTGATAGCGCCATCTGGGACATGTTAGATATGCGAAAACTTAATCTAAACTAAAAGAAACGACGACATCCTTCTCACAAGCAAAGCTCTtcagtttggttttgaactctTCAGCAGCTGCGATGACATCTATGATTTTAGGTAGGACTAGTTTTGATGGTTAGCAAAGAATACGACTCTAATGGCCTCAATATGTGTACCCTTGTCACTTTTGTTATTGTGTACTTTTATCATCATGATATGCATAAGTTCTCTTTTAATTTGATGTatctattaaattattttcctaaaataattcaaaattgacTATCCATCATAGAAGGTGTTGGGTTGGGTAAATAGATCGTGTGTTCACTCAACAGGAACAGGAATAGTGACTTGAACCTTTGAGTaatctatttatagtaaaatcaTGAAAACTATATCATCCCTCCAAAAAACCAATTCATGAGCTATGTTGAGAATTTAAACAAGTAGACTGTTGAACGAAGCCCAGAACCAACAGGAGAATCTATACAAAAATCCAACTTGGGGTTCGGGTTCGGGTTCAAGCACCACAAGAATCACATGGCTATCGACATTATATGCACCCAACGTTCAACTACGTTTTACCTACTCAGAGATACAAGAAGAAACCACAGGCTAATAGTGTATTCTTTACAATAAACTTTACTCCCTCTTAACCTCGGAGAGTAGCTCGAGGAACGGCTGGTAAACCTAGTTCATCCTCACCCTGTCAACATCAAATCATTTTATCAGATTCAGTTATAGCCAGAACAAGCACCGCAAATACATGAATAGTAATAAATCAATGGGGAAGCAGTCAAGAGTTTCATTAGCAAGATTAAATCCAAATTAGTTGCATATGCAAAAAAACATACAATACGCCCCAATTGGGAGTGACGAACCACAAAACTATCAAGCTAAAGATTCTGCAATAGTTCATGAAGAGCATTTTGTAAACCTACTTTCCACACATAATacgtaattttcaattttcctcATCTAACTAGACAAATGGGACACGTCTCATTTTAAATAGTTAAGATACTCGGTTCATAGAAAGGAAACTACGACAGccaagaaagaaaaataaacctAGTCATCAATAAGAGCAATATAAGTAGAAGTATGAAAAGATATAGTAATGATTATAATCATAGCCCGGCATTCATTTATCGTACACCATTGTAGAATATTCCATGACTCTATGCATAACAGACGGATCAAGTTTGCATTAGTGTTCAGTCCAAGTGATaggatataaaattatatacagCCTTTAAACTATTTGGCCTAGAAGAAGTGAATTACCTACATATTCGCTCTGCCTGCTGGATTTGCAGCATGCCCACTTGGTGCTGATGGCAAGTTCAGTTTGGAATCCAGATCAGAATCCTTATCAGGCTGAAGATAAGAAGGTACTCCATCACTCTCAGTTTCAAATCCCATGTCTGCTTCCAGCGCATCAAGCTCTGCGTCATGAGATAAAAGAATCTCAACAGAGTAGTATATGGAACTAGTAACTActgaaaaaatagtaaaaaaacatCCATAGTAGTTGAACCAAAGTGTAACATGAACATTCAAGAATAAAAGTAAGAAAGTTAGTTCCTAATGCTGGTAAAACATCATTTTGACTAGTAAATTAACTTAATTAGTAGCAGAAAGTATGCATTAGAACACTAGGAGCATGCTTCTAAGTTCTACCCTCTCTTCTACAGAAAAGCATCAGGAATAGTGATAAAAAACTCTTACTCTTAATATCAGGTGGAAGTTGGACAAATATAGTTAGTTGAGTTCTAAGTGAATCAAATTCTTACCACCCATCAGATCGTCCTCATCGATATCATCAGGTACATTATAGCTTCTACCAAGAGACTATTGAATTTCATTGCTCACATCCATAAGATCCATCATCTCATCTTGTAAGTTCTGTATGCATAAAATCCACTGGTTAATTTAAGatcatcatcaacatatatgcaTAAGCAAAAAAGTGTCAGGGTTGAAGAAACAAACATCTATGTCTTGGATTTTGAGATTTTCACAGTCTTCATCATTCCCTTAAGATCTTTGTTTGCTGACTTCAAAGCTGACATCCGCAATGAATGCGAAAAAATAAGACAGACCAACTCAATCTATATGCAGTTTCTTAATGAGACAAGTAGACAACCATACAATAGATGGGCAGCAAAGAAGCATATCAAACTTAAGCCGACATATAGAGCTCTATGCAAGTATCAGGACATAAATTAGTCACAAGACATCACACATCAGAAATAGGCAATAGGTTTCATGATTTCATCTGTATTAGCCTATTATACGATACACTTAGTGTAAAAACATTTGAAATTTCTTGATGGGACCAATACCAATCAGGcacattttaaatttaatcTTATTGTGATGAACATAAATAGAAGAAAATCTCATTCAGATGTATGTTAGTGGAAATCTCAAAGTGCACATCATATTAAACAACAATATGAAACACTATCAGAATTAGAAAAATTCAGAATTTTCTAGTTTACAAGAATCTCCAAAGTGCagcctacaaaataataacTACTCGAAAATCCCCCAGTCATGCAAGAAatcatcaatatataaaagcaaGGTACTCATAAGATTCTCTCATCTATGTCCAGTCAAATAATCAAAACAAAAGGAGACGGCGAGTTCATGACAAGAAAGCAGCATCTCAAGCACGTACTGTTTGTTGAGCATCTTTGATTCCTTCAGCAGCAAATGAAACTTGATCAAGGTTGAATGTCTGATTGTATAGCATATCACGCTGACCTTCATACCTGCTCAATTTGAGAAAAGATGCTCATGGTGACATTCCAACTCCTTGAATACATCAAAACTTAACTTTTAAAACCTCGACTGCCCCAGTTAATATGCAAAAAGAATCCCATGACTCGGTTGGCATGTCTAAAAACCACTCATGCAGTCACCACCATGGGGAAACATATAAAAAGTTACCAAGATTTCCATGCAACATGAATTAAGATTCAAGCACAACACTGATGCAACTTACATCTTTTTTGCTTGAGAACCCTCATGGCTCTAGCCTTAACAGTTTCTAGCGTGCCTGGTCGCGTCTTCTTGATCTGCTCTTTATATCTCACTAATTCAGCATCAAGTTTTTGTATCTTTTCATCAACATTTTCACCCCTTTTATTTATctgtaataaaaaattataaaccaTGCATTCAGTTTAACAACTCAAACGACGTACATAAAAGTGACAAGGACAGCAAGAGGCCTCTAAAATTTATATAAGAAGCAAAAAACAAAATGAAGAACATAGAGGTATTAAAAACCTACAGAAGGTCACATTCTCATATATTCAGCAAAGATGATTTGGATTATGGGAAGAGAATGGGAAAAAACTCTCCTTGCTTAATAGGAAGTGGAAGGGAAAAGGACAGGAAAAAACCAGCCAAACCAATTATCGGAGATGGACTTCGAAACgccaaattaggaaacaatatATCTCATTCTCGGTTCTATTTATACCGAATGAGGCTGAGTTCAATCTATTCCCCACCAGGATAACACCTAAAACTGTGGTGGTTGTTTACTCCACCTATCCTTagggtttttttctttttttgttctaaacCACGATTGTCATTCCTCGATTGtactggatttttttttattccggctttgggagagacgcatgaccctcatgcgtctccttttaatgaaaggcatgacggagatgcgtctttcatagagacgcatgagggtcatgcgtctcaattttttcggttttttttttaaaaacgcatgagcgtcatgcgtcttagggagagacgcatgaggctcatgcgtctctaatttATTGAAGAACTTTATTTACCAACTTCTCCAGCCAGCTCCAGAAATATATGGTCTCCAGCCAGCTCCAGAAATGAAGGAATCTCGAATCACCTCTCTAGCTTTACCCATCTCAttgccatcatcatcatcttgcAGCTTCTTCTCCGACTCCTCTTTTCTGGCCTCCATCATTTTTGCATCTCTTCCATTATGAGATTGATTATCATTTATATAGATCAATATATGCATTGTATATAATCTTATTTGGTGGGTCAAGTTAGAGATGATTCAGTGAAACGTGTCTTCACCACCACAAAACATGCATATCAACTCTGCTTCATCTTACACGTTGCgtgaaataataaaattattattcagtCTCTATTTCTACTGTACACTTATCTATATTTGCATAATTTCAATACTGCTCTTGATCTTTCGGAGCAATAACCTGGAATCAAAttagcctcatgcgtctctccctaatttcctcatgcgtcgttaaaaaaaaaccgaaaaaattgagagacacgtctctatgaaagacgcatctccgtcatgcgtttcattaaaaggagatgcatgagggtcatgcgtctctcccaaagccggaataaaaaaaagtccagtacaaTCGAGGAATGATAATCGTGGtctagaaaaaaaaggaaaaaacccCTATCCTTAACATCTGAACCCCCTCCCACCCCCAATCACAATCTATATCTGTCTCTCCAGCAAATGCAAACAACATTTCTAATCCAATGACACAAAAACGATGTGTAAATTGAATCAGTGGAATTTCAAACCCGGTCAAATGCATCTTGAACGGAGGGCGGCGGTTCCGTATCCTTCTTCACTCCTAACACCCTCCTCATGGTGCTGATTTACTATGTGATTGCAATTTGCGAGTATGAGACTTAGGGTTCCAAAATTGATCTAAAATGTATGTGTCGTATAGATGAAAAACAATATAGTTGAAATTGAGAAGGAAGGAAGAATGAAGGTTGAGGAAGTAAAAGGGACAAAtataaaatcaacgaatttgCAACGAAATTTCCAGGTGAATACTGGAATTTATCGAGAAACTCCATGGACGGCGGTGCATGTGATCAGCATAAGGTGGGTGCTGCCCgcacgggcttaactcagttggttcctgggtggtagattgtccctgaacagacaggatcgaatgctggcagccgcagtgtgggagtttcaccactgtggtggctccttgtgtactggttaccagtgtaagttcctcccacctaatgggccgctgaggtaccgtgtttgaacccctccatagcgatgtcggaccgggttatgggggcgcctggggtgagcgaatcacctttttGTCCCTGAGCATAaggtgggtgggtgggtgggtcCCGCAAAGTGTTTCAATCAATTTTGGACAAGTGGTTTGCTTGGCCCATACCTCTCATTGGGCTTCATCTTTTATAGAAGCCTGTTTACAAGTATTGGCCCATTAACAGTTAACACCCGCCGTTGGTCCTAATCTCTACACACGCCTATCTGCATTCTATATGCAATACAACATTTTTTAATATGAAAACTAACgctaaaattacaattttcGATTAAATTATGCTTCGTCTTacgttttttaaaatttgaatgagaAAATTAAGATATTGTAATAAAAAAAGGGGAAGAGCTGCCAATCCATGGCGTGCTTTAGTTTagagaaatttttaaaaagcaAAATAATGGTATATATAAAAAAGATTTAGGAGATTTGCTCATATAACtatgattttgttgttgttataTGAATATTAGTTTTTTTCCTGATAAACCGGCCATATATAAATGTGTAACAATAACATAAttgtagtactagtagtattacaTAACACTGATACACTTAATTCCACCTAATAACGGctcaaataaaattttaagatcATCGTTACACCACAATTTAAATTTAgacaaaataccaaaataaatgcaaatatttgtatttttgtatagtAACTTACATAACCATGTGATAATCACTCAATCAAAGACGCTAAAAACAGGAACGCAAACACACCATACATTCAATGGAATACTTCAAATACAGActcaaaaatatatatgaagaCAGAAACACCACAAAAATGATTTTGAAGAATTTCATATTTATGAACCATAACTCACAACACAACTCATTCCACCCTAATTCGATTTCAAGCCAAGATTCTTCCGGGACGCCCCAACGAACAAATCCCCAGATTTTATCATGCCaggaatgcgcccactcaaagtTAAGCACATCATCTGTGCCACTCCCTCCTTTTTACCGAGTGAAACCAGCGCAAATGCTGAAGCTGGCTTGTACGTGGCAAGCTTGCTCTCGCTTTGCCCCTTCATGAGCAGCTTCACGTTCTTAGCAACAACTGCAGCATGCCCCTGAGCTAAGTATCCTTGCTTGAGTTCCTATATTTTACATGATTAGCATAAATCAGTATTAATTAAGCCACCCGTTCATCATTTCAAGGATTACTAAATCAATAACCAGTCTTTCTACAACTAAATGATTGAGTGCAAGTCCATTGCTACATTTAGATCCTTCACTATTTTTTCAGTCAAATAGAATCTGATATTTTAATGTGCTTGACCCTAGGCTTGAAAGAGATGCAAGAAAGAAGATGGACTTACAGGAACATCAGTGATATCTCCAATAGCGAAAATGTTATTGTGACCCTTAACCCTGAACTTGTTGTCGACCATTAGCCTTCCATGAGCATCTAAGCTATCTCTCACACAAGTCTCCATCAGCCACGACGAAGCAAGTGGCTTTCCGATGCAAAGGTAATGACAATCAGCATGGATTGTCTCTCCACCTGATGTATGATAAACACCATTTGATCCAGACTCCAAGTCGACAGATTGATCCAAGATGACTTCCACCTTCTTTGAAATGAGCCAATTCAGTGC is a window of Salvia splendens isolate huo1 chromosome 3, SspV2, whole genome shotgun sequence DNA encoding:
- the LOC121795318 gene encoding apoptosis-inducing factor homolog B-like, giving the protein MERTRVVVVGGGVAGCVMAKGLQDQCDVHLIDPKEYFEIAWAAMRAIVEPSFAERTLINHSEYLSQAHIITSAATNITESEVTTADGRRVGFDYLVIATGHAGGPEFTRSEKLHKYQGEHDKIKAAKSVLVVGGGPSGVELASEIIFAYPDKKVTLVHKGPRLLEFVGEKAGKKALNWLISKKVEVILDQSVDLESGSNGVYHTSGGETIHADCHYLCIGKPLASSWLMETCVRDSLDAHGRLMVDNKFRVKGHNNIFAIGDITDVPELKQGYLAQGHAAVVAKNVKLLMKGQSESKLATYKPASAFALVSLGKKEGVAQMMCLTLSGRIPGMIKSGDLFVGASRKNLGLKSN